Proteins encoded in a region of the Dorea longicatena genome:
- a CDS encoding glycosyltransferase family 1 protein, translated as MIRVLHVVTYMGRGGLETMLMNYYRHIDRSKVQFDFLVHREFEADYDEEIKSLGGRIYHVSRLVPWSRRYKAELRRFFRTHPEYKIVHVHQDCLSSVALQCAKDCGVPVRIAHSHSSSAVKNIKYPIKLYYMKKIPRFATDLFACGKQAGDWMFSGKKYQIIRNAIDTEKYLYTTTVNKSVREELGLLGKIVIGHVGNFTPAKNHIFLLEIFKEILKKSPDSKLLLVGGGDGLITAKEKAESMEIADNVVFTGIRSDVNRLMQAMDVFVFPSLYEGLPVTMIEAQASGMQCIISDKVSKECIVTKGLVIRKRLSDSVENWANYILQKSEKTHENHIREIANAGYDISVAAKQLECFYIKKTGEEKWYF; from the coding sequence ATGATTCGAGTATTACATGTTGTTACATATATGGGGCGCGGAGGTCTTGAGACGATGCTTATGAATTATTATCGTCATATAGATCGAAGTAAAGTACAGTTCGATTTCCTAGTGCATAGAGAATTTGAAGCGGATTATGACGAGGAAATAAAGTCTTTAGGCGGAAGAATCTATCACGTATCAAGGCTTGTGCCGTGGAGTAGAAGATACAAAGCAGAATTGAGACGCTTTTTTAGAACTCATCCGGAATATAAGATTGTACATGTACATCAGGACTGCCTGAGTTCTGTAGCGTTGCAATGTGCGAAAGATTGCGGAGTTCCGGTTCGAATTGCGCATAGCCATTCTAGTAGTGCTGTAAAGAATATAAAATATCCAATAAAATTATATTATATGAAAAAGATTCCTCGATTTGCGACAGATCTTTTTGCATGTGGAAAACAGGCGGGAGATTGGATGTTTTCTGGAAAGAAATATCAAATCATAAGAAATGCGATAGATACAGAGAAGTATCTTTATACTACAACGGTGAATAAAAGCGTTCGTGAAGAGTTGGGATTATTGGGAAAAATAGTTATCGGTCATGTTGGAAATTTTACACCGGCTAAAAATCATATATTTTTATTGGAGATATTTAAAGAAATTCTAAAAAAATCACCAGATTCAAAGTTACTTCTGGTCGGTGGAGGTGATGGACTTATTACCGCTAAAGAAAAGGCAGAAAGTATGGAAATTGCAGACAATGTTGTTTTTACAGGGATTCGTTCCGATGTTAATAGATTAATGCAGGCAATGGATGTTTTTGTATTTCCATCATTGTATGAGGGATTACCGGTAACCATGATTGAGGCGCAAGCATCAGGAATGCAGTGTATTATATCTGATAAAGTTTCAAAAGAATGTATAGTTACGAAAGGACTGGTAATACGAAAGAGATTGAGTGATAGTGTAGAAAATTGGGCAAATTATATACTGCAGAAATCAGAAAAAACGCATGAGAATCATATTAGAGAAATCGCAAATGCAGGATATGATATTAGTGTAGCTGCAAAACAATTAGAATGTTTTTACATTAAAAAAACAGGGGAAGAGAAATGGTATTTTTAA
- a CDS encoding EpsG family protein, with protein sequence MDKNYILIIGWVAVMAMLSVLTSVKQEETVCGKKEYRWRPVWAVVTVLPLIIWCGYRENIGDTWAYKKSFSEMPVSLGGMASYMATVKKDKGFYFVSAVIKCIVGNHVNIYFIVLAAIQAGVLIYVYRKYSSRYLVSFFLFIASTDYISWMFNGIRQFLAVTITFIGIKFILDKKYAKAIILILIASLMHQSALLVIPFIFIAQGKAWNKKTLLFMVAVIAIVAGIGQFTNVLDSMLAETQYKNVVSDWQSWNDNGTNALRVLVYAVPSVLSLIGLRFIRNEDDKVINLCTNMSIVSVGFYIVSMFTSGIFIGRLPIYFSLYSYILLPWEIDHMFTKRSARLIYVVMVVGYLGFYLYSVNNLLG encoded by the coding sequence ATGGACAAGAATTATATATTGATAATCGGATGGGTTGCCGTGATGGCGATGCTGTCTGTATTGACATCGGTGAAACAAGAGGAGACGGTGTGTGGGAAAAAAGAATATCGGTGGAGACCGGTGTGGGCGGTTGTGACAGTATTGCCGTTGATTATATGGTGTGGATATAGAGAAAATATAGGCGATACGTGGGCATACAAAAAAAGCTTTTCCGAAATGCCGGTAAGTTTAGGTGGTATGGCGTCTTATATGGCAACAGTAAAGAAGGATAAAGGCTTCTATTTTGTGTCAGCGGTCATCAAATGTATTGTAGGAAATCACGTTAATATATATTTTATAGTATTAGCTGCGATTCAGGCGGGGGTGCTGATATATGTATATCGTAAATATTCCAGCAGATATCTGGTAAGCTTTTTCTTATTTATTGCTTCGACGGATTACATTTCATGGATGTTCAATGGTATCCGACAGTTTCTGGCGGTTACGATTACGTTCATAGGAATTAAATTTATACTGGATAAGAAGTACGCAAAAGCAATTATTTTAATTCTGATTGCCTCATTGATGCATCAGAGCGCTTTACTGGTTATTCCATTTATCTTCATTGCACAGGGAAAGGCATGGAATAAAAAGACATTACTTTTTATGGTTGCAGTTATTGCAATTGTGGCTGGTATTGGGCAGTTTACAAATGTGTTGGATTCTATGTTAGCCGAGACGCAATATAAAAATGTTGTGTCTGACTGGCAGAGTTGGAATGATAATGGAACGAATGCATTGCGTGTATTAGTGTATGCAGTGCCATCGGTACTGTCTTTAATAGGATTAAGATTTATACGGAATGAAGATGATAAAGTTATTAATCTGTGTACGAATATGTCAATCGTATCTGTTGGATTCTATATAGTATCTATGTTCACAAGTGGAATATTTATTGGTCGTCTTCCAATTTATTTCTCGTTATATAGTTATATCTTATTGCCATGGGAGATTGATCATATGTTTACCAAACGATCAGCAAGATTGATTTATGTTGTAATGGTAGTGGGGTATCTGGGATTCTATTTGTATAGTGTTAATAATCTTTTGGGATAG
- a CDS encoding M64 family metallopeptidase — protein MFRKSYWKKRFAPVLAGALVISSLLVPPGHAFAADPVTSEEQTVSPETPEVKDVTDSTDAATTDANLTTPDSVSDSVSDSVAGTSATDASSAKEAAKQDVKETKEAKAADDAVTDPIPDKTPHLVYGDKSLADEDAFVLLIFGDGFTASEQDSFYTNAQNTADYLMDTSPWNEFKDTIKIYALGVVSNESGAKADTAINQEQANADTRDTYFGSSFWSGGMQRLLTISSDGSKKAKQLSDQYLPAADFNVVIVNATTYGGSGGDVCVASLNNESLEMMLHELGHTTAKLSDEYFAGASYAAEMPNMTAESDPAKVRWSRFIGKNGVGVYEYDNGGNGWYRPHQNCKMRFLGKQYAFCEVCKEQIRKTFCQDSNVTKLFFQPYADMFYESDTGKDMREYFILRRGKNEITGDKLGDALTLTYKDADGNVVSGIPDKAGTYTIEATFSGDSTYEKCSQTASYTIELPDLITLDVPSKVYDGKPADLNYTVNYDKDYTVKAHYKGTVPYAAEITYDYDSDEAPVTPGRYSVTLTAYDKATGTAISSKTKDYEITFKSTTLQNNDTADYPGAMPYYNNKTIVFSGEGYTAGDQSRFEDVAKDFVKYFRSTEPFKEADTYFNYHTVETVSNESGIGQKAKDTYYKLTYDKNGKIVPTDESTAGAMYIGNNVITSYYKANIVIVNDKNVKTGTTFKNKRFTIYTTADEAGMQFAANELRNYFTNHEEGYTPSTDAEKDAERIEFLKALYYTWYGSDYAPVLSRAYDETFTENGSPIDLAPYFHTYVLGKDVEGVAYKMTYYADDNGAVGEKLSEVPSKAGTYHAKAELVMDDVSAYGEPCKKVTLDGETYSLPLARGWTTYTIQAKDDPENPKPENPDPENPDKPDPGTPDDPKNPGSDNPGQNLKPNQNLNNNKNTTKNININKSTNGKTSNKAAARTGDQSPVWMYTLLSLAALAVIAAVIRKRRFRR, from the coding sequence ATGTTTAGAAAAAGTTATTGGAAAAAGAGATTTGCTCCTGTCCTGGCAGGCGCACTGGTGATTTCTTCATTACTGGTACCGCCTGGCCACGCATTCGCAGCCGATCCGGTTACTTCCGAAGAACAGACTGTAAGTCCTGAGACACCGGAAGTTAAGGACGTAACGGATTCCACAGATGCAGCGACCACCGATGCGAACCTGACCACTCCCGATTCCGTTTCGGATTCTGTATCAGATTCTGTAGCCGGTACTTCTGCAACAGATGCTTCATCCGCTAAGGAAGCTGCTAAGCAGGACGTGAAGGAGACAAAGGAAGCAAAGGCAGCTGACGATGCAGTTACCGATCCGATTCCGGACAAGACTCCTCACCTCGTATACGGTGACAAGAGTCTGGCTGACGAAGATGCTTTCGTCCTGCTGATCTTCGGCGACGGCTTCACTGCTTCCGAGCAGGATTCGTTCTATACCAATGCTCAGAATACCGCGGATTATCTGATGGATACTTCTCCTTGGAATGAGTTCAAAGATACGATCAAGATCTACGCTCTCGGAGTTGTATCGAATGAATCGGGCGCAAAAGCAGACACAGCGATCAACCAGGAGCAGGCGAACGCAGACACACGCGACACCTACTTCGGATCTTCATTCTGGTCAGGCGGTATGCAGCGTCTTCTTACGATCAGTTCAGATGGATCTAAGAAAGCAAAGCAGTTATCAGATCAGTACCTTCCTGCAGCAGACTTTAATGTTGTGATCGTCAATGCTACTACATACGGCGGAAGCGGCGGAGATGTATGTGTTGCTTCTCTTAATAATGAATCACTCGAGATGATGCTTCACGAGCTTGGACACACCACTGCCAAACTTTCGGATGAATATTTCGCAGGTGCAAGCTATGCGGCCGAGATGCCGAATATGACAGCTGAGTCTGATCCGGCAAAGGTCCGCTGGTCACGCTTCATCGGTAAGAATGGTGTCGGTGTCTACGAATATGACAATGGCGGTAACGGATGGTACCGTCCACACCAGAATTGTAAGATGCGTTTCCTTGGCAAGCAATATGCTTTCTGTGAAGTGTGTAAAGAACAGATCCGCAAGACCTTCTGCCAGGATTCAAACGTAACGAAGTTATTCTTCCAGCCTTATGCAGACATGTTCTATGAGTCTGACACAGGCAAAGATATGCGTGAATACTTTATCCTCCGCAGAGGCAAGAATGAGATCACAGGCGACAAGCTCGGTGATGCTTTAACGCTTACTTACAAGGATGCGGATGGCAACGTAGTATCCGGTATTCCTGACAAAGCCGGAACTTATACCATCGAAGCTACATTTTCCGGAGACAGCACCTATGAGAAATGCAGTCAGACAGCTTCCTACACGATCGAATTACCGGACCTCATCACTCTCGATGTTCCGTCCAAGGTATACGACGGCAAACCTGCTGACCTTAATTATACCGTTAATTATGATAAAGACTATACGGTAAAAGCACATTATAAAGGAACTGTTCCTTACGCCGCTGAGATCACTTATGACTATGACAGCGACGAAGCACCGGTAACTCCTGGCCGTTACAGCGTAACCCTTACCGCTTATGACAAAGCCACAGGAACTGCGATCAGCAGCAAGACCAAAGACTATGAGATCACCTTCAAGTCTACGACCCTTCAGAATAACGATACAGCCGATTATCCGGGTGCTATGCCTTATTATAACAATAAGACGATCGTATTCTCAGGAGAAGGTTACACAGCCGGCGATCAGTCTCGGTTTGAAGATGTTGCAAAAGACTTTGTGAAGTATTTCCGTTCTACAGAACCTTTCAAAGAAGCTGACACGTACTTTAACTATCACACGGTAGAGACCGTATCCAATGAATCCGGCATCGGTCAGAAAGCCAAAGATACTTACTACAAACTGACTTATGACAAGAATGGTAAGATTGTTCCGACAGACGAAAGTACCGCCGGTGCAATGTACATCGGTAATAATGTCATCACATCTTACTACAAAGCTAATATCGTTATTGTAAATGATAAGAATGTCAAGACAGGTACTACATTCAAGAACAAGCGTTTCACCATCTACACGACAGCAGATGAGGCCGGCATGCAGTTTGCGGCAAATGAACTACGCAATTACTTCACTAACCACGAAGAAGGCTATACTCCTTCTACAGACGCCGAGAAAGATGCGGAAAGAATCGAATTCCTGAAAGCGCTTTATTACACCTGGTATGGATCTGATTACGCTCCGGTATTAAGCCGTGCGTATGACGAGACATTTACGGAGAACGGATCTCCGATCGACCTTGCACCATATTTCCATACTTATGTATTGGGCAAAGATGTAGAGGGCGTTGCTTATAAGATGACTTACTATGCAGATGATAACGGTGCTGTCGGAGAAAAACTTTCCGAAGTTCCTTCCAAGGCAGGTACTTATCATGCGAAAGCGGAGCTTGTCATGGACGATGTGTCCGCGTATGGCGAGCCTTGTAAGAAGGTTACTTTAGACGGTGAGACATATTCGCTTCCTCTGGCACGCGGATGGACCACTTACACGATCCAGGCCAAAGATGACCCGGAGAACCCGAAGCCGGAGAATCCAGATCCAGAGAATCCAGACAAACCGGATCCTGGTACACCGGATGATCCGAAGAATCCTGGAAGCGATAATCCTGGACAGAATCTGAAGCCGAATCAGAACCTGAATAATAACAAGAATACAACCAAGAATATAAATATTAACAAATCAACCAACGGCAAAACTTCTAACAAAGCTGCAGCCAGAACCGGTGATCAGTCACCGGTATGGATGTACACACTTCTTTCTCTGGCAGCACTTGCTGTGATCGCAGCTGTGATCCGTAAGAGAAGATTCCGTAGATAA
- a CDS encoding sugar transferase: MFKEDHLSFRQRKYMKVKNIIGRALGGIGLVVLSPVYLAIIVAIKKEDGITAPVFFSQKRVGIHKEYFNLYKFRSMRTDTPHDKPTHLLENPDQYITKVGRFLRKSSLDELPQLWNIARGDMAVIGPRPALWNQDDLIAERDKYGANDVKPGLTGWAQINGRDELEIPVKARLDGEYVKKMGPLMDIRCFIGTVFSVLRSDGVVEGGTGAKKKLMVITNHSYMLWQFRRELIGKLMEDYDVIISTPFVGHEDDFKAMGCTMIETDVDRRGINPKTDMKLYLTYRRLLKEHHPDMVVTYSIKPNVYAGYACRQMRIPYCVNVQGLGTAFQKKGLREIVIRMYKIALKKAKTVYFENKGNAKVFLQEQIIRREQMCLLKGAGVNLKYYTYQKYPENDKVHFLYLGRIMKEKGMDELFYAAKELQRKEVPFVLDLVGFFEDEYKEKIDKLVDAGIAVFHGFQEDPRPYYAMADCVVLPSYHEGMSNVLLEAAATGRPVITSNIPGCKEAVDDDKSGLLCEAEDWNDLYRKMSKIARMSRIEREAMGVCGRDKMAREFDKDKVVKKTIQGIERV, translated from the coding sequence ATGTTCAAAGAGGATCATTTGTCTTTCAGACAAAGGAAATATATGAAGGTTAAGAACATAATAGGAAGAGCTCTTGGAGGGATCGGTCTGGTGGTATTATCACCCGTCTATCTGGCAATTATTGTGGCGATCAAGAAAGAAGACGGGATTACAGCTCCTGTCTTTTTTTCGCAGAAAAGAGTAGGAATCCATAAGGAATATTTTAACCTGTACAAATTCCGCTCCATGCGCACAGATACGCCGCACGATAAGCCGACACACCTTCTGGAGAATCCGGATCAGTACATAACAAAAGTAGGGCGTTTCCTGCGAAAATCATCATTAGATGAACTTCCGCAGCTTTGGAATATTGCCAGAGGAGATATGGCCGTGATCGGACCGAGACCGGCACTTTGGAATCAGGATGACCTGATTGCAGAACGTGACAAGTACGGGGCTAATGATGTAAAACCGGGACTTACCGGATGGGCACAGATCAACGGAAGAGATGAACTTGAGATCCCTGTCAAAGCCAGACTGGACGGCGAGTATGTAAAAAAGATGGGGCCGCTTATGGATATCCGTTGCTTTATCGGAACGGTATTCTCCGTGCTTCGAAGTGACGGAGTCGTAGAAGGCGGAACCGGAGCAAAGAAGAAACTTATGGTCATCACCAATCATTCTTATATGCTGTGGCAGTTCAGAAGAGAATTGATCGGGAAACTTATGGAAGATTATGATGTGATCATCAGCACACCATTCGTAGGACATGAGGATGATTTTAAAGCGATGGGATGTACGATGATCGAGACGGATGTGGACCGCCGTGGGATCAACCCGAAGACGGATATGAAGCTGTATCTGACCTACCGCCGGTTATTAAAAGAACATCACCCGGATATGGTAGTTACCTATTCGATCAAGCCTAATGTATATGCAGGATATGCCTGCCGACAGATGCGGATCCCATATTGTGTCAACGTACAGGGACTCGGAACTGCATTCCAGAAGAAGGGGCTTCGGGAGATTGTTATAAGAATGTATAAAATAGCCTTAAAAAAGGCAAAGACAGTGTATTTCGAAAATAAGGGAAATGCGAAGGTGTTCCTGCAGGAGCAGATCATCCGTCGGGAACAGATGTGTCTGCTTAAAGGGGCAGGAGTAAATCTTAAGTATTATACTTATCAGAAATATCCGGAGAATGACAAAGTGCATTTCCTATATCTTGGAAGGATCATGAAGGAAAAAGGAATGGACGAACTGTTCTATGCAGCGAAAGAACTACAGCGAAAAGAAGTACCGTTCGTTCTGGATTTGGTAGGATTCTTCGAAGATGAATACAAAGAAAAGATTGATAAGCTGGTGGATGCAGGGATCGCAGTATTCCATGGCTTCCAAGAAGATCCGAGACCGTATTATGCCATGGCCGACTGTGTCGTGCTCCCAAGTTATCATGAAGGAATGTCAAATGTACTTCTGGAGGCAGCAGCGACCGGACGGCCGGTGATTACCAGCAATATTCCGGGCTGTAAGGAAGCCGTAGACGATGATAAGAGCGGGCTTCTGTGTGAAGCAGAGGACTGGAATGATCTGTACCGTAAGATGAGTAAGATCGCCCGGATGAGCCGTATAGAACGCGAAGCAATGGGAGTATGCGGCAGAGATAAGATGGCGCGGGAATTCGATAAGGATAAGGTTGTGAAGAAGACGATACAGGGGATCGAGAGAGTATAA
- a CDS encoding polysaccharide biosynthesis protein encodes MKKKEINYQLLIRRIGLIVLDIICIIAASILALLTRFEFDFSQIPKEFLKVIYKYGPFTIVITLIIFSLFRIYSSLWEYAGIEEVFSLIAACLAAAVAKIVIISFTWSVMPRSWYVLDTIYLMILIGATRVSYRLIRLRRQNRTFPWSKRKKVMIIGGGEAGRSLITEIQNSKYLDQKVVCIIDDDPYKIGRYIKGVKVVGNRNSIKKSVKKYNVQQIILTMPSANAAKIRPIVEICQDTNCELMILPGVYQLVNGEVRVSKLRPVNIDDLLGRDEVYVNLNEVMDYVSGRVIMVTGGGGSIGSELCRQIAKHSPKQLIIFDIYENNAYDIQQELLREQPKLDLVVLIGSVRDENRINSIFEQYRPEIIYHAAAHKHVPLMEGSPNEAIKNNVLGTYNMVRMADKWNVKRFVQISTDKAVNPTNIMGASKRICEMIIQTYNKESNTEYVAVRFGNVLGSNGSVIPLFKKQIAEGGPVTVTHPEIIRYFMTIPEAVSLVLQAGAYAKGGEIFVLDMGEPVKILDLARNMIRLSGYKVDQDIKIEFTGLRPGEKLYEELLMDEEGMTDTPNKLIHIGHPIDVDEVKLAHALRVLESAAQNETDDMRLIVESIVPTYHPKLNKSTQ; translated from the coding sequence ATGAAAAAAAAGGAAATAAATTATCAATTACTGATAAGAAGAATAGGTCTTATCGTACTTGATATCATATGTATTATCGCAGCATCAATTCTGGCATTACTGACACGTTTTGAGTTCGATTTCAGCCAGATTCCGAAAGAATTCTTAAAAGTAATCTATAAATACGGACCATTCACCATAGTCATAACATTAATTATATTTTCACTTTTCCGTATCTACAGTAGTTTATGGGAGTACGCAGGGATTGAAGAAGTATTCAGTCTGATCGCAGCCTGTCTTGCGGCGGCCGTAGCGAAGATTGTCATCATCTCATTTACATGGAGCGTTATGCCAAGAAGCTGGTATGTACTGGATACAATTTATCTGATGATCCTGATCGGGGCAACAAGAGTATCTTACCGACTGATACGTCTGCGCAGACAGAACCGTACATTCCCATGGTCAAAGAGAAAGAAAGTCATGATCATCGGCGGAGGAGAGGCCGGAAGAAGTCTGATCACAGAGATTCAGAACAGTAAATATCTGGATCAGAAGGTTGTCTGTATCATAGACGATGATCCGTATAAGATTGGAAGATATATTAAGGGAGTCAAGGTTGTCGGCAATCGGAACAGTATCAAGAAAAGCGTCAAGAAATACAATGTCCAGCAGATCATCCTGACGATGCCATCGGCAAATGCAGCAAAGATCAGACCAATCGTGGAGATCTGTCAGGATACAAACTGTGAACTTATGATCCTGCCGGGAGTATATCAGCTGGTCAACGGTGAGGTCAGGGTAAGTAAGCTGCGTCCGGTGAACATCGATGACCTTCTGGGAAGAGATGAAGTCTATGTCAATCTGAACGAGGTCATGGATTATGTATCAGGAAGAGTAATTATGGTAACCGGCGGCGGAGGTTCGATCGGAAGTGAATTATGCAGACAGATCGCAAAGCACAGCCCGAAGCAGCTGATCATCTTCGATATCTATGAGAACAATGCATATGATATCCAGCAGGAATTGTTAAGGGAACAGCCGAAGCTTGACCTGGTGGTGCTGATCGGTTCTGTACGTGATGAGAACCGTATCAACAGTATCTTCGAACAGTACCGTCCGGAGATCATCTATCATGCGGCAGCACATAAGCATGTGCCGCTTATGGAGGGCAGCCCGAACGAGGCTATCAAGAATAATGTCCTCGGAACTTATAATATGGTCAGAATGGCAGATAAATGGAATGTTAAGAGATTTGTACAGATATCTACAGATAAGGCTGTCAACCCAACGAATATCATGGGAGCTTCCAAGAGAATCTGTGAGATGATCATACAGACTTATAATAAAGAATCGAACACAGAATATGTAGCAGTGCGGTTCGGTAATGTACTTGGAAGTAACGGAAGTGTTATTCCGTTATTTAAAAAACAGATTGCAGAAGGAGGACCGGTAACCGTCACACATCCGGAGATCATCCGTTACTTTATGACGATTCCGGAAGCGGTATCACTGGTACTTCAGGCAGGTGCCTATGCCAAAGGCGGAGAGATCTTCGTCCTGGATATGGGAGAACCGGTAAAGATCCTTGATCTTGCAAGGAATATGATCCGGCTGTCAGGCTATAAAGTCGATCAGGATATCAAGATTGAATTCACGGGACTGCGTCCGGGAGAAAAATTATACGAAGAACTTCTGATGGACGAAGAAGGTATGACGGATACACCGAATAAGCTGATACATATCGGACATCCGATCGATGTAGATGAAGTCAAGCTCGCACATGCACTCAGAGTCCTTGAGAGCGCAGCACAGAATGAGACCGATGATATGCGTCTGATCGTGGAAAGCATCGTTCCGACCTATCATCCAAAATTAAATAAATCAACACAATAG
- a CDS encoding sensor histidine kinase, producing MKQLTIKKKITLWYTGIIAVVLGTILVLVLLFVDKVGISATEEEISAAVTGFSSNINFQDDSFYLDGDTEFYDDGIMFCIYDKNGRLLYGTIPTQFPEETILKSNTPRMISGSNRKWMIYDSVYTYGDDEEMWVRGITSVHSIELFMQTSEKMLLIVFPLLIILIGAIGYFMIKRALRQVDLICDEVENISNGKDLSKRLSLPKAKDELYELSEKFNEMFERLEFSFEKERQFTSDVSHELRTPVAVIISQCEYLLENENLSAEDKEEIAVILKQAKRMSKLTNEMLMIARNEQGEQHLMEKLDFGLLSELVIEELQTKAQEKNIEITLQKQDDLFMNGDQTLILRMMMNLITNAINYGKTNGHIHVILKVENDQIVGEVKDDGIGISEEHLDRIWERFYRIDKSRSRENGGTGLGLSMVRWIVNLHNGTIHVESIEGIGTSFIFRFPKI from the coding sequence ATGAAACAGCTGACGATCAAGAAAAAAATTACGCTATGGTACACCGGAATCATTGCCGTAGTTCTTGGGACTATTTTAGTTCTCGTCCTTCTTTTTGTGGATAAGGTTGGAATTTCTGCGACAGAAGAAGAAATCAGTGCCGCAGTGACTGGTTTCTCTTCAAATATTAATTTTCAGGATGATTCCTTTTATCTTGACGGCGATACCGAATTTTACGATGACGGTATTATGTTTTGTATTTATGACAAAAACGGACGCTTACTTTATGGAACGATTCCAACCCAATTTCCAGAAGAAACTATCCTCAAGTCGAATACACCGCGAATGATATCCGGATCAAATCGAAAATGGATGATATATGACAGCGTTTACACTTACGGTGATGATGAGGAAATGTGGGTACGAGGAATTACCTCCGTACATTCTATAGAACTTTTCATGCAGACATCCGAGAAAATGCTGTTGATTGTATTCCCATTACTCATTATTCTGATTGGAGCCATCGGATATTTTATGATCAAGCGGGCATTGAGACAGGTGGATCTTATCTGCGATGAAGTTGAAAACATCAGCAATGGAAAAGATCTTTCCAAACGATTGTCTCTGCCAAAAGCAAAAGATGAATTATACGAATTGTCGGAGAAATTTAACGAAATGTTCGAGCGCTTGGAATTTTCGTTTGAGAAGGAACGTCAATTCACATCAGACGTATCCCATGAACTGCGGACTCCCGTTGCTGTTATCATTTCCCAGTGTGAGTACTTATTGGAAAATGAAAACTTATCTGCGGAAGATAAGGAAGAGATTGCAGTCATCTTAAAGCAGGCAAAACGAATGTCAAAGCTGACAAACGAAATGTTAATGATCGCCAGAAACGAACAGGGCGAGCAGCATTTGATGGAAAAACTGGATTTTGGATTATTAAGCGAACTTGTAATAGAAGAACTGCAGACAAAAGCACAGGAAAAAAATATTGAGATCACCCTGCAAAAGCAGGACGATTTATTTATGAACGGCGACCAGACATTGATTTTGCGTATGATGATGAATTTAATAACCAATGCCATCAATTACGGAAAAACAAATGGACATATCCATGTTATCCTGAAGGTCGAAAATGACCAGATTGTCGGTGAAGTGAAAGATGATGGTATTGGAATAAGTGAGGAACACCTGGACAGAATCTGGGAGCGTTTCTATCGCATAGACAAAAGCCGTTCCAGAGAAAATGGAGGTACCGGACTCGGTCTTTCTATGGTGCGCTGGATTGTAAATCTCCACAATGGAACCATTCACGTCGAAAGTATCGAAGGTATCGGAACGAGTTTTATTTTCCGATTTCCGAAAATATAA
- a CDS encoding response regulator transcription factor, protein MRLLIVEDENDLRNIVKKRLVKEHYSVDACGDGLEAMDYIDMTSYDGIILDIMLPGKDGYEILRELRRREDDTPVLLLTAKDSIEDRVKGLDLGADDYLIKPFAFEELLARIRVMMRRKPQFTSNQLKIADLILDRDTRKVTRAGNEIDLSAKEFMVLECLMRNKNIVMTRQQIEQNAWDFDFEGGSNVIDVYIRYLRKKIDAQYEQKLIHTVRGVGYVMRENE, encoded by the coding sequence ATGAGATTACTGATTGTAGAAGACGAGAATGATTTAAGAAACATTGTCAAAAAAAGGCTTGTCAAGGAACATTACAGTGTAGATGCCTGTGGGGATGGTCTGGAAGCGATGGATTATATCGATATGACTTCCTACGATGGTATTATTCTTGATATCATGTTGCCGGGAAAGGATGGATATGAAATCTTAAGAGAATTAAGGCGACGAGAAGATGATACACCGGTTCTGTTACTGACAGCAAAAGACAGCATTGAAGACCGCGTCAAAGGACTGGATCTTGGTGCCGATGATTACCTGATCAAACCATTTGCATTTGAAGAACTGCTTGCAAGAATCCGTGTCATGATGCGTAGAAAGCCACAATTTACATCCAATCAACTAAAAATAGCAGATCTTATTCTGGATCGTGACACAAGAAAGGTTACAAGAGCCGGAAATGAAATTGATCTTTCTGCAAAAGAATTTATGGTTCTGGAATGTCTTATGCGCAACAAAAATATCGTAATGACAAGACAGCAGATTGAACAGAATGCGTGGGACTTTGATTTTGAAGGTGGTTCCAATGTGATCGACGTATACATTCGCTATTTGCGAAAAAAAATCGATGCACAATATGAACAAAAACTCATCCACACTGTTCGCGGTGTCGGATATGTAATGAGGGAAAACGAATGA